The window GCTAAACTGAGCAGTAAATTTCCAGTTTGTTCCGTTTCTTCATCGGTGAGTCCAGCAACCGGTTCATCGACCAAGAGAAGATCGGGAGATTGGGCCACTAACATGCCGATTTCTAACCGTTGTTTTTCCCCATGGGATAAGAGCGCGGCTTGAATATCGCCCTTTAGGGAAAGTCCAGTAATCTCCAACAAGTGGTTCAGACGCTGGCGATCGCTTTTTGGAGGGCGACTAAAGAGCGTCGAAAGCACATTCTTATTGGTATTACAGCTCAGTTCCAGGTTTTCCCTAGGGGTCAAATTCAGATAAACCCGTGGCGTTTGAAACTTCCGACCAATCCCCAAACGGGCGATCTGATGTTCCGCCAAACGGCGAGTATTACGACCTTTGAAAAAAACTTGCCCTTCTGTGGGTTGAGTTTTCCCTGTAATCACATCTAGAAACGTAGTTTTTCCGGCTCCATTGGGGCCAATGATCACCCGCAATTCCCCTGATTCCATACTAAACGTAAGCTGATTGAGGGCCCTAAACCCATCAAAATCAACCGTTAAATTCTCAATCTCTAAAATTGCTTCATTCATGATTTTTCTTCAAACTGTTCCCGCTCTTGTTGTACTTCCGGGTCTTTTTCTAAACTCGGATAAGTCACCAGGGTTTTGGTTCCCAGCCTTGCCTGTAGCCAATTCCAGCCATCTGTTCTCAACCATCCCACTACTCCATTGGGCAATACCATCACCACAATTAGGAATAATGCTCCTTGAAAAAACAACCAAATTTCAGGAAATTGTTCGCTTAAGCCACTGCGGGCAAAGTTCACTAAAAGGGCCCCTAAAATTGCACCAACTAAGCTGGCTCGTCCACCCACAGCCACCCAGATCACCATTTCAATAGAGAAAGCAATATCCATGGCTTTAGGAGAAATAATTCCAGTTTGCAGCGTAAACAATGCCCCAGCTAACCCCGCTAATCCGGCAGAAATGGCAAATACGAGAACTTTATAACCGGTGGGATTATACCCGGAAAAGCGCACCCGACTTTCATCATCTCGAATGGCAATTAAGAGGCGACCAAAACGACCACTCGTGAGCCAACGACAGAGGGCATAAGTGAGAGCTAAAAAGAGGATAGTAATGATATAAAATCCGACTTGAGTTTTGGGGTCATTAACGGTAAAGCCGAGGAGAGTTTTAAAGTCGGTGAGTCCGTTAGTTCCATTAATCAGTTTTTGTTGTCCATTGAAGAAGTTGAAAAAGACAATGGTTGAGGCTTGGGTGAGGATGGAAAAGTAAACGCCGCGAATCCGATTTCGGAAGACGAGATAGCCTAAAAATCCCCCTAATAGAGCCGGAACCAGGACAACGGCTAAAGCAGCGAGGGGAAAGGGGCCAAAGGGTTGCCAAAACCAGGGCAGTTCGGTGACTCCATAAAGGGTCATGAATTCGGGCAGTTGAATACTGGAGTCGGGGGGAATTTGCAGTTTCATATGCATGGCGATCGCATAGCCCCCTAGGGCAAAAAATACACCATGACCCAAACTCAACAGGCCGGTGAAGCCCCAAATGACATCAATACCGAGGGCTATAATGGCTAAGGCTAAAAACCGCCCCAACAGGTTTAACCGGAAGGGGGACAGGATAAACGGCATGAGAATCATTAAGATTAGAGCAATCCCGATGACTAATCCTAATTCAATCCACAGGTTGCGGCGACGCTTTTTTTGTTGGGCAATTCGACCGACTTCTAGAATGGTTTCTGACATCTAAGGTTACTTTAGTTCGTCATATAAAACGGGTTTCATCTGTATGGGTTTTACCGCAGCATAGATGTTTAAAACTGTGTAGCTCGTTACCCCCAAGGCTCCTGTGTAGTATCCTAGGCTATCTTGTCCTTTCCAAAAGGTAAACTTAAAGCCGAGACGGGCTTTGCGATCTGCGGATAAGGGGTTAAAGGCTAGAGCAGTGACTTCCTGTTGGTGGCTATCAATGAGGTGAGCGAGGAGGTCATCGAGGACGCTGTGAGCTAATAAGTCGGGATAGAAGCGATCGCCGCTCATGTAGGGACGAAAGTCGGGAGAGTTTGGG of the Roseofilum capinflatum BLCC-M114 genome contains:
- the urtD gene encoding urea ABC transporter ATP-binding protein UrtD → MNEAILEIENLTVDFDGFRALNQLTFSMESGELRVIIGPNGAGKTTFLDVITGKTQPTEGQVFFKGRNTRRLAEHQIARLGIGRKFQTPRVYLNLTPRENLELSCNTNKNVLSTLFSRPPKSDRQRLNHLLEITGLSLKGDIQAALLSHGEKQRLEIGMLVAQSPDLLLVDEPVAGLTDEETEQTGNLLLSLAESHSIIVIEHDMEFVRQIARKVTVLHQGSVLCEGSIEEVQNDPRVIEVYLGESETEDHG
- the urtC gene encoding urea ABC transporter permease subunit UrtC; protein product: MSETILEVGRIAQQKKRRRNLWIELGLVIGIALILMILMPFILSPFRLNLLGRFLALAIIALGIDVIWGFTGLLSLGHGVFFALGGYAIAMHMKLQIPPDSSIQLPEFMTLYGVTELPWFWQPFGPFPLAALAVVLVPALLGGFLGYLVFRNRIRGVYFSILTQASTIVFFNFFNGQQKLINGTNGLTDFKTLLGFTVNDPKTQVGFYIITILFLALTYALCRWLTSGRFGRLLIAIRDDESRVRFSGYNPTGYKVLVFAISAGLAGLAGALFTLQTGIISPKAMDIAFSIEMVIWVAVGGRASLVGAILGALLVNFARSGLSEQFPEIWLFFQGALFLIVVMVLPNGVVGWLRTDGWNWLQARLGTKTLVTYPSLEKDPEVQQEREQFEEKS